The following nucleotide sequence is from Deltaproteobacteria bacterium.
GCAGACCTCTTGGTCGCGGCAGATTGTACCCCTGTTGCCTATCCACGATTTCACGATGATTTTTTGAAGGGGAAAGTGGTTCTCGTCGGATGCCCGAAATTTGATGATGCCCAGATGTACGCGCATAAATTTGCCGAGATATTTCTCGAAGCTCATATCAGGAGCATTACCGTGCTCGTGATGGAGGTGCCTTGCTGTCAGGGCCTTCCCATGATTATCCGGAAAGGGATGGATATGGCGGGTATGAAAATACCGCTGGAAAAAGTGGTGATCGGCAGAAACGGTGAAATTATGAAAAGGGAATTTCTGGAAGAATAATAGAGATTTTCATGCCTCTATACATGGTTTCGTAACATCAGCTCCAGGGGATGGGGATTCAGGTAATATTGTTTCTTTAAATAAGGTTCGTTGAACTTTCGGACGTAATGTCTAATCAGCATAAGAGGAACAATGAGAGGAACCAATCCCCTGTGGTAATTTTCTATAAGTTCTAGCAGTTCCTTCTTTTATAGACAAATATCTTCTCGACGAAATTCTCTCTCAGGGTGGAGTCATGGAGTCGGCCTTCATCTATAACCGGTACAAGGGGGAAATGTTTCATAAAGGCGCCGCCGAATATGCCGGCGCCTTTGCGGCCAGGCATGCCTGGGGGTGTATAAATTTTTACCCCCCCTATCCCCGAACTGGGAGATTTGCTCTTAAATATGAATCCGCAGAGGTTTTCGCTTTCGAGTTCTTTTAGCCTTTTCTTTACCCATGTGAGCATTCCATCAGTATGGTCAATCCCCGTCCGAATTGTTATGAGGCGCGGCTTTTCAGAATTTCCGACGAGGTGCATGGCTTCTCTCGGAATCCCGAGTCCATACTCAACCTCCGGACATACGGGCACCCATTCACAATATCGCCCAAGGGTATCGGTGATATATCGGTCATGCTGGTGTCCTCCATCGTATCTGACATTGTTCCCCAAAAGACAGGAACTGATTCCCATTCTTATCTTTTCCATAGTAGCCCTCTATGAAGCAGGTCTTCAATCTTGAACAATGAGTGGACCAACCACTTTTTTAGTTATCATAGAGAACTCGATCCCTGTCAACGTGAAAATCGTAACGCCGATTGCGATTGACAAAGAGATTCCTTTTCTGTAACTTATTTGTGACTATTTGAAACAGGAGGTTCGACAATGCTGACCGGCAGATTCTTCAGGATATTTTCAGCTATAAGTATCCTTGTCTTTTTCATGGGTTGTGCAAGCTACGAGGCACGGGTGGTACCGTTCAAAATGCCCGCCGGATACCCCAACGCAACAGAAGTTGCCGGCGCGGTGTTGGCCGCTCAGTCATTTGGAGATAAGAAAGAAGCGGAGTCGGCTTTCGGATTTGACATCGTCGGTGCGGGTATATTGCCTGTCAGAGTCATTTTTGACAATAAAGGGAAACATCCAATAGACATTATAGCCAGTCAGACATTTCTGGTGGATGGTGAAAACAACCTCTGGCCAGTTCTTGAGGAAAGAATGGCCTATGATCGAATAAATAAGAAAACGGAACTGGGTAAGGTTGTACCGGAGGCGGGGAAATATGGCGCGTTCATGGGTGTTGCGGGCGGTATTGTCGGTGCGGCAATCGGCATTGTATCGCGGCATAATGTTGCTGATGCGGCGATGAAAGGGGCGGCCCTGGGTGCGGCTGCGGGAATCACCATGGGTGGTTCAAAAGGATTGAGCGACACGGATGTCCAAGCCAGAATCAGGTCGGATCTGGAAAAGAGGTCCCTCGAAAACCGTTCCATCAGGCCCGGTGAGATCGCCCATGGGTTTATATTTTTCCCGGGCGAATCGAAAAAGGCAATTGAGCTGAGGCTGCAGATCAAAGAGGTTGACACGGGAAAGACCTACCTGCTCGTCATGAAGCTTTAGTCTCTTCAATTCTATACTAATGATAATCCTCTCCTCTGTCCGTGGGGAAACAGGGGAGTGCTTTTTAAGGTAGGATACGAAAACATCCCGCAAGGCCATCCCGTAGACGATATTTTTCCCTTTCTTGAAGGTCGAAAATGCGTCGCCGCCATCGGCCAGGAAATCAACGGTTGTTACCGTATACGTCTTTTGTCTATCTAAAGGTCTGCTCTCAACATATGCATCTTTAATTCTGGAGCCCGCCGGTTCGGATAAATCATAACGAATTTTTATGCCCGATACCTGCAGGATTCCGCGTTCCAGCTTCGCGCTGCGTTCGAGAATTTCAAGGATATGCTCCCCTGTAAGGTTCATGGTCACAAGTGCGTCATCGAACGGCAGAAGGGTAAAGACCTGCTCCATCGTGATCTTCCCTCTTGGGATATTGGTTCTGATTCCCCCGCTGTTCAGAAAGGCAATATCCGCGTTTGTTGTTTCCTTCATGGCGTCGCATACAAGGTTTCCTACGTTCGATTCCTGTTGGTGATGTCTTACCAGATCGATGGAAGTTTCACCGACTACCCGGGCAAACTCCTTTTGAATTTTACCATAGTATGTTTGAACAATCTTGGCTGTTTCTTCATCATACGGATCGCCTTTATCGGCGATTACCTGTCTGAGCTCTCTTTCTTCCGTGTGCTGAAGGATCATGCCGGTATTCGTATCGATTCTGAGTTTTAATATTCCCAGATATAATCCGTTGCAGCCTGCCTGGACAATAATTGTATCCCCGACGACTATCGGCGTTGCCAATGGCGTATGACTGTGCCCTCCAACGATTACATGAACGCCGGAAACACCCCGTGCCAGCTCTTTATCGGCGTTCACGCCTAAGTGTGAAAGAACGATAATAATAGCGGCCCCTTCGTCTTTTACCTTATCTATGAGGTGGGGAAGGATGACCTCCGGCTTGTAAACGAGCACTCGCTTTTCATCACCGGGTTTTGTGACGTAGAGAACTTCAGGTGTGGTAAAACCGATAATTGCGATTTTTACGCTTTTTCTGGTTACAATGATATACGGTTTAACCCCCGGGAGGTATTGATCAAGGTCATCTTTGATATTCGCAGACAAATAAGGGAAGTTGGACATAGCCGGAAAATGTTTAAAGGCCTCCATCCCCCAGTCGAATTCGTGATTTCCGACGGCCATTGCATCGAATCTCAGATAATTCATCACATCGATGACCGGTTGCCCCTTGAAGAGATTGGAAACAGGCGTTCCCTGAAACATGTCTCCCGCCGAGAGCAGTAAAGTACCCTCCGGGTTCTTTGATCTTTCTTCTTTGATCATTCCAGCCAGATAGGCAGCGCCGCTAACCATTTTCTTTTTGTCCATTCCTGTTTCCATATACGACTGAATACGCCCATGGGTATCATTGACATGAAGGATTGTTAGATCAACAAAGGATGGTTTTTCTGCATAAAGTGACAGAGGAAAAAGAAAGACAAGGATGAAAAGAAGAATGAATATCTTCGAAAACCTTTTCATATATTCTCCTTATGGCCGGAACGCTTCAATTTGCTTTAAGGTCTTATTTCATGAAATGACTCAGCGGCTTCTTAGATACATGGCTTGAAGTGATTTCGCAAGTTCTAAAAGTTGCCGCTTTTCCCGAATGATTACTGGATTATTTTGGATATATTAGTAATAAATTGTAATATTTTGTAATTTTTTTTCTTGCATTTTTTCCTTCTTTATGTATCATTGCGAAGCACGGTGATTTCAAAAGATAAGGGGAAAAGCGCAACATCCTTATATCGATGAGCCTGAGAAAAGTACCCCTTCGGGTTTCAATTCAAGCTGACTGAATTAACAGAACCTTCATAATTCTGTCATCAGCGTGTAACGTTGAGAGGGTATTCTCATTACAATTTAAAAAGCGATCTTTCCACAATCATGCCCGGAAAGGTCAATTTGAAACTAAACTAAAGACAGGAGGAAAAAATGAGAAAGTTTTGTTTAATTTTACTATCAATTGGACTGATTACGGCCTTCTCCATGCCAGCGGCGGCGGCCGATGTTAAGTTCGACGGGTCATATGTTGCGCAGGGTACGTATGACAACAACCGCAAGCTGGCAGATCCTACATACGGAAGCGTGTCCAGTATTTGGCAGCGGGCGAGGATTGGAACAACCTTTAAGATAGCGGAAGGCCTGACATTCACAACCCGGTTCGATGCCATGGAAAAGGTATGGGGCGCCGCGGCAGGATATGCAGCAACTCCTGATACCATTTCGGAGAATATCAAGTTCGAAAATGCGTTTGTGACCTTTGCCGTTCCTATCGGCACCTTTCAGGCGGGATACATGAACAGGGGCGCTTGGGGTACGGTCTATGGAAACAATAGCGAGACGGACAACGGCGCAAGGGCGAGGTACATATTCGTGACGGGTCCGGTAACCGTGCGTGCCGTCTGGGATAAGGTTGAAGGAAGTAAGGGAGTTGTCGCGACACAATATGGGACAGCAGGGTACGCGTCAGAGCACGACTCGGAAAAGTTTGCTCTGGAAGGATGGTACAAATGGAACGCGGGGGAGGCTGGTCTTCAATTACAATACGTACTTGATACTTCCAATGCCGATAGTCAAGCCACCGGCTACAAGGCAAAGTACTATGCCATTAATCCGTACGCGAAAGCTAAGTTCGGGCCCGTCTATGTCGAGGCAGAACTCGGTTTTGCCACGGGTAAATATAGAGAATACATAACAGAAAACGCAACCATCCGGATGGATCAGGATATTTCGGCATGGCGAGGCTATATAATGGCCAATGCTGATCTTAAACCGGCGTACGTAGGCGCTGTTGTGTTCTATGCATCGGGTGATAAGAAGACAACCGATGCGAATGGTACAGGCAGTAAGTATGAAGGCGGAGTGAAGACGGGGAACGACTTCAATCCCTGCCTGATACTGATGAACTATGATATGGGCAGATGGTATGGTGCAGTGGGTAATTATCAAACCGTGGCGAACAATATAGATAACGTCTTCGGCGGCCAGCTCTTCGCCGGCATTAAGCCGATGCCCAAACTGGATGTAAAGTTCAATGTTACCACTGCAAAACTCAATGAAAATCCGACCACCACAGAGTTAGTCAGCAAGAAGCTCGGTTACGAGGCCGATCTTACCGCGGCTTACAAGATCTATGACAACCTCGAATACATGATCGGTTTTGGGTACCTCTGGGCAGGCGATGCCTTCAAGGGCACCAGTTCAACAAACAAGGTTGAAAATGACTATCTCGTGACGCATAAACTGACGCTGACCTTCTAAACTGGTTATTATTAATAATTGTTGCGCTATAAAGAGCCCCGGGGGATACCAGGGGCTCTTTTTCATACCCTGCGTTTACTTTTAGAATAATTCAGAAACAAAAGTAAGATTCAGTAATTGTTTGTAATCTGTTATCTTGAAGTTCTTTTCAGCTTCGTGTATCCTTTTCTATCACTTTCGGGGAGGATGTTATGTCCGGAGATATGCTCAATACAAAAGAGGTAGCCCAGTATCTCGGTATCCATGAGAAGCAGGTCTACGCGCTCGTCAGAGCGAGACGGATTCCTGCCACACGGGTCACGGGGAAATGGATATTCCCGAAAAAGCTGATTGATGCGTGGATTGAAACAAACGCAGGGCAGGGAATCAAGGAAGCTAGACCGAAAAGCAAAAATATTTCAGGCGCCCTGCTGGCAGCAGGCAGCAATGACCCGGTTCTGGATATACTTCAGACCTGTATGCGAAATTCACATCCTGAGTTTTACATCTTTTCTGCAAATACTGGTAGTACAGAAGGACTGAAGGCTCTGAACATGGGTTATACCGATATTGCCTGGTCCCATTTGCTCGATGTCAAAAGCGGCCAATATAATATTCCCTATCTGGCGACCTATCTGTCGAATGTGAGAGCTGTCGTTGTCAATCTCTTCAAGCGTGAGGTAGGATTTCTGGTCGCCCCCGGCAACCCGCGCAAGATCAAAGGCTTTGAGGATCTGGCCAAGAAAGGCAACAGATTTATTAACAGACAGCAGGGCTCCGGTACGCGGCTGCTCATCGATTACCATCTGCAGCGATTGGGGATTACAGCGGTTGGAATTTCCGGCTATGATGTTGAGGTCTACACACATTTTGACGTAGGTCTTTCTATCCTTTCGGGAGAAGCGGATGTGGGGATAGCCACTGCGGTGGTATCAAAACTCCTGGGTCTTCAATTCATACCTATCACCTGGGAAAGCTTTGACATGATCCTTGATCAGGCGACCTTTTTTGAAAAAGGGCTTCAGACATTTATAGATGTTCTTAAATCGGGGGAATTTCGAAAAATAGTAGATAAATTGGGTGGTTATGACTTCAAAAACTCCGGGAAAATACTGTACTCGGCGGTTTGATGTCTCGGCAAAACAGACAGCAGAAAGGATTTTTCTTATGAAAAAGTGGTTATGGATAAGTTTGTTATGTATGTTTATTCCCTGTCTGAGTTTGGCACAGGGCGGAAAGTTTATCCTCATGGCCAGCACAATCGGGCCTATTGATTCAGGCATTGTAAGTGTTTTGGAAGATCAGTTTGAGAAGGAAACAGGCATCCGGGTAAGGCATGTAGGCGCAGGGACAGGAGCGGCCCTGAAGATTGCAGAAAAAGGGAATGTTGACATAGTTATGGTACATGCGAAATCCCTTGAGGAAAAATTCATCAGAGACGGTTTCGGCACGGAGAGAATTCCCCTGATGTACAATGATTTCGTGATTGTCGGCCCTGCGAGCGACCCGGCAGGCGTTAAAGGGTTAAAAACCGCCGCGGAGGCCCTCAAAACAATTTCCGAGAAGGGCGCAGCATTCATCAGTCGAGGCGACAAATCGGGAACGCACGTGGCGGAAATGGAGCTCTGGGCAAAAGCGGGGGTCAAGCCGACCGGCGCCTGGTATAAAATCTATGAAAAGGGAGCCGAGGGAAATGTGCCGACCCTTCGTTACACAGACCAGCAGCAGGCCTATACAGTCATTGACAGGGCGACCTATCTCTCGATAAAGGATCAAATCAAAATAACCATCCTTGTGGAAAAGGATGATGCCCTGTTGAATTATATTTCCCTTATCCCGGTTAATGCCGGGAAATTTCCCAGGGTGAATGAAAAAGATGTCAAGACCTTTGTCGCATGGCTCATATCGGCAGAGAAGGGTCAAAAAATCATCCAGGATTTCGGCAAAGACAAGTATGGCGCCCCTCTGTTCTTCCCGAATTCCAAAGAATGGGTGAAGTCACAGGGCAATAAGTAACTGCTTGCTTTGCATAAAAATTAATTCTATTTTTTTTCAGGAGGTAAAATCGTGAAAAGATTCAATAAAATTGGTTTTATTATGGTGATACTATCCGTTTTAGCCGTTGTTTTCAGTGTGTTACCCGCTATGGCTGCGCAACCGCAGCAGAAAAACATTATTCTCGCGACGACGACCAGCACCCAGGATTCGGGTCTTTTGGATGTGCTGATTCCCATCTTTGAAAAGAAGACGGGTTATTTTGTCAAGACCATCGCCGTCGGTTCCGGACAGGCTATGACCATGGGTCAGAAAGGAGAGGCGGATGTACTGCTGGTTCATTCGCCTGATGCGGAGAAGAAATTTGTAGCGGGGGGGTATGGAATCAACAGAAGGCTTGTCATGCATAATGATTTTATTATTGTGGGGCCGAAAACGGATCCCGCCGGAATCAAGGGGTCGAAGTCATCTGTAGAGGCTTTCAAGAAGATTGCCGCAGCGAATGCCGTCTTCATGTCACGAGGAGATAACTCCGGAACCCATTCCAAAGAAAAAGCCATATGGAAGGCTGCCGGAATTAACCCGGAAGGGCAGAAGTGGTATCAGCAGACGGGCCTCGGCATGGGACAGACCTTGAGTATTGCCGCCGAGAAAAAAACGTATACACTTGCCGACCGGGGAACATACCTCGCGTTGAAGAAAAACCTTGGCCTTGATATTCTCGCTCAAGGGGACGCCGTGCTGCTCAACATCTACCATGTCATCGAGGTCAATCCTGCTAAGTGGCCAAAAGTAAATGCCGCAGGATCTAAGGCTTTTGCAGATTTTATGGTTTCCAAGCAGACTCAGGGTATAATTAAAAAATTTGGCGTGGAGAAGTATGGTTCACCTCTGTTCTTCCCCGATGCAGGAAAGAAGGTAGAAGCGTTAGGAAAATAACAATCAGTTCCCGTTATTAAGCTTCCCTCCCCTGGTGGGAGGGATTGAGGGAGGGGGATGAGGCGGGTTCGGAAAGCCTAAGTCAACAGCAGTGGTGGTATAGGAAGGACGCAGTTCATGGACATAATCATCGAAGGAATAAAGCAGGCTTTTATTCTCCTTTTTACCCTCGATCCTGAAGTTTTAGGCATCACCTGGCTTTCCCTGAAGGTGTCTGGTACAGCGACGTTTATCAGCTTGCTGATCGGGGTATCCGTAGGAACCGCGGTGGCTCTCACACAATTTCCTGGAAGAAGGCTTGTCATCAGTTTGATCAATACGGGAATGGGCCTGCCGCCGGTAGTGGTGGGCCTCTTCGTTACCATTTTCCTCTGGCGAAACGGACCACTGGGTTTCCTCGAAATCCTCTATACACCGACAGCAATCATCATCGCTCAGGCCATCATTGCCACGCCCATCGTCATGGGCATCAGCCTGGCTGCCATGCAGGCTTTGCCGGCGAATCTCAGATTGCAGATTCTGGCTCTCGGGGCGACCCGCCTTCAGATGGTATGGATATTGGTAAAAGAGGCCCGGCTTCCCCTCCTGGCTGCTGTAATGGCAGGGTTCGGAGGCGTTATTTCCGAAGTCGGAGCGTCCATCATGGTCGGTGGTAATATCAAGGGATACTCGCGCGTCCTGACGACAGCAACCGTTATGGAAACAAGTAAAGGGAATTTTGATATCGCCATGGCCCTCGGCATTATATTGTTGCTGTTAGCGTTTTTTATTAATTCTATCCTCACACATATCCAGCAGAGAGAGCGACCGCGGTGAATACGGGGAAAGCCATACTCGAGGTCAAAAATCTTCAGGTCAAGAGGGGAGGGGTGCTTGTTTTAGATATTCCCACCCTCGCGTTTC
It contains:
- a CDS encoding bifunctional UDP-sugar hydrolase/5'-nucleotidase, producing the protein MKRFSKIFILLFILVFLFPLSLYAEKPSFVDLTILHVNDTHGRIQSYMETGMDKKKMVSGAAYLAGMIKEERSKNPEGTLLLSAGDMFQGTPVSNLFKGQPVIDVMNYLRFDAMAVGNHEFDWGMEAFKHFPAMSNFPYLSANIKDDLDQYLPGVKPYIIVTRKSVKIAIIGFTTPEVLYVTKPGDEKRVLVYKPEVILPHLIDKVKDEGAAIIIVLSHLGVNADKELARGVSGVHVIVGGHSHTPLATPIVVGDTIIVQAGCNGLYLGILKLRIDTNTGMILQHTEERELRQVIADKGDPYDEETAKIVQTYYGKIQKEFARVVGETSIDLVRHHQQESNVGNLVCDAMKETTNADIAFLNSGGIRTNIPRGKITMEQVFTLLPFDDALVTMNLTGEHILEILERSAKLERGILQVSGIKIRYDLSEPAGSRIKDAYVESRPLDRQKTYTVTTVDFLADGGDAFSTFKKGKNIVYGMALRDVFVSYLKKHSPVSPRTEERIIISIELKRLKLHDEQVGLSRVNLFDLQPQLNCLFRFAREKYKPMGDLTGPDGTVFEGPLFQIRPDSGLDIRVAQSF
- a CDS encoding helix-turn-helix transcriptional regulator, producing the protein MSGDMLNTKEVAQYLGIHEKQVYALVRARRIPATRVTGKWIFPKKLIDAWIETNAGQGIKEARPKSKNISGALLAAGSNDPVLDILQTCMRNSHPEFYIFSANTGSTEGLKALNMGYTDIAWSHLLDVKSGQYNIPYLATYLSNVRAVVVNLFKREVGFLVAPGNPRKIKGFEDLAKKGNRFINRQQGSGTRLLIDYHLQRLGITAVGISGYDVEVYTHFDVGLSILSGEADVGIATAVVSKLLGLQFIPITWESFDMILDQATFFEKGLQTFIDVLKSGEFRKIVDKLGGYDFKNSGKILYSAV
- a CDS encoding substrate-binding domain-containing protein, whose protein sequence is MKKWLWISLLCMFIPCLSLAQGGKFILMASTIGPIDSGIVSVLEDQFEKETGIRVRHVGAGTGAALKIAEKGNVDIVMVHAKSLEEKFIRDGFGTERIPLMYNDFVIVGPASDPAGVKGLKTAAEALKTISEKGAAFISRGDKSGTHVAEMELWAKAGVKPTGAWYKIYEKGAEGNVPTLRYTDQQQAYTVIDRATYLSIKDQIKITILVEKDDALLNYISLIPVNAGKFPRVNEKDVKTFVAWLISAEKGQKIIQDFGKDKYGAPLFFPNSKEWVKSQGNK
- a CDS encoding substrate-binding domain-containing protein, translating into MAAQPQQKNIILATTTSTQDSGLLDVLIPIFEKKTGYFVKTIAVGSGQAMTMGQKGEADVLLVHSPDAEKKFVAGGYGINRRLVMHNDFIIVGPKTDPAGIKGSKSSVEAFKKIAAANAVFMSRGDNSGTHSKEKAIWKAAGINPEGQKWYQQTGLGMGQTLSIAAEKKTYTLADRGTYLALKKNLGLDILAQGDAVLLNIYHVIEVNPAKWPKVNAAGSKAFADFMVSKQTQGIIKKFGVEKYGSPLFFPDAGKKVEALGK
- a CDS encoding ABC transporter permease, encoding MDIIIEGIKQAFILLFTLDPEVLGITWLSLKVSGTATFISLLIGVSVGTAVALTQFPGRRLVISLINTGMGLPPVVVGLFVTIFLWRNGPLGFLEILYTPTAIIIAQAIIATPIVMGISLAAMQALPANLRLQILALGATRLQMVWILVKEARLPLLAAVMAGFGGVISEVGASIMVGGNIKGYSRVLTTATVMETSKGNFDIAMALGIILLLLAFFINSILTHIQQRERPR